In the genome of Pelobacter seleniigenes DSM 18267, one region contains:
- a CDS encoding type III polyketide synthase, protein MSVWIHHIETITPENVYAQDYASVKMQEWVEDERLARMIRVLYKKSGIDTRYSVIRSFDDNLQGDFLPRDTSGKRRELTTAERNAIYTRESRRLAVELGRRALAAVPGIAGQEITHVVTASCTGFSNPGIDYHLVNDLGLPAQVERYNLGFMGCYAAFPALRMARQFCAANPAAVVLVLCLELCTLHLQLNDREDTMLANSLFSDGAAAAIVSAREPAADCASYRFGDFRSALITDGIGDMAWTVGDFGFDIALSSYVPSIIGANIESAVAPLLAGAGVSRADIGHWAVHPGGKAIVDKVAASLDLAAPQVVPSREVLRRFGNMSSATVLFVLRDILHLASAPPSEQVCAMAFGPGLTVEMGLLEAHRAASAAQRDSRTVLTATVE, encoded by the coding sequence ATGTCTGTCTGGATTCATCATATCGAAACCATCACTCCGGAAAATGTTTACGCACAGGACTATGCCTCGGTCAAGATGCAGGAATGGGTCGAAGACGAGCGTCTGGCGCGGATGATACGGGTGCTCTACAAAAAATCGGGGATCGACACCAGGTACAGCGTTATTCGCAGTTTTGACGACAACCTGCAGGGCGATTTTCTGCCCCGGGACACCTCCGGTAAACGGCGTGAACTGACCACCGCCGAGCGCAATGCCATCTATACCCGTGAGTCGCGGCGGCTGGCCGTTGAGCTGGGACGACGGGCGCTGGCCGCTGTCCCCGGCATCGCGGGGCAGGAAATCACCCATGTGGTGACCGCGTCCTGTACCGGGTTCAGTAATCCCGGCATCGATTACCACCTGGTCAACGATCTCGGTCTGCCGGCCCAGGTGGAACGCTACAACCTTGGCTTCATGGGCTGCTACGCCGCGTTTCCGGCGTTGCGCATGGCTCGCCAGTTCTGCGCCGCCAATCCTGCCGCGGTGGTCCTGGTGCTCTGCTTGGAACTCTGTACCCTGCACCTGCAGTTGAACGACCGGGAAGACACCATGTTGGCCAATTCCCTGTTCAGTGACGGCGCGGCCGCAGCCATCGTCAGCGCCCGGGAGCCGGCTGCCGACTGTGCGAGTTATCGGTTCGGCGACTTCCGGTCCGCTCTGATCACCGACGGGATTGGTGATATGGCCTGGACGGTCGGCGATTTCGGTTTTGATATCGCCCTCTCCAGCTATGTGCCGAGCATCATCGGCGCCAATATCGAAAGCGCTGTTGCGCCGCTGTTGGCCGGGGCCGGGGTGAGCCGGGCCGATATCGGGCACTGGGCGGTCCACCCCGGGGGCAAGGCGATTGTCGATAAAGTGGCCGCGAGTCTGGATCTTGCCGCGCCCCAGGTCGTGCCGTCCCGGGAGGTGTTGCGCCGGTTCGGTAATATGAGCAGCGCCACGGTGCTGTTTGTGCTGCGGGATATTCTTCATTTAGCAAGCGCCCCACCGTCTGAGCAGGTCTGCGCCATGGCCTTTGGCCCCGGCCTGACCGTGGAAATGGGGCTGCTTGAGGCGCACCGTGCAGCCAGCGCTGCGCAACGCGACAGCAGGACTGTTTTGACCGCGACTGTAGAATAA
- a CDS encoding response regulator, with protein sequence MAGRQSAATILVVDEEKNYRIILSSLLEKAGYRVVAVGGETACLDLLSQERFDLVLTDLELNDCGGLAFCRRIHALTGGGPCILFSSFLSPRCLAEMRETGIIEYIAKPFDNCELLQLIRRVLRAAAATGGERGRQTSPDR encoded by the coding sequence ATGGCTGGTCGGCAAAGCGCAGCAACCATTCTGGTTGTTGATGAAGAGAAAAATTATCGGATCATTCTGAGCAGCCTGCTGGAAAAGGCCGGCTATCGGGTGGTCGCGGTTGGCGGGGAGACCGCCTGCCTTGACCTGCTCAGTCAAGAGCGGTTCGATCTGGTGCTGACCGATCTGGAACTGAACGACTGCGGCGGGCTCGCTTTCTGTCGCCGCATCCACGCCCTGACCGGGGGCGGCCCTTGTATCCTGTTCAGCAGCTTCCTGTCGCCCCGGTGCCTGGCCGAGATGCGGGAAACTGGTATCATTGAGTATATCGCGAAACCTTTTGATAACTGTGAACTGCTGCAGCTGATTCGGCGGGTGCTGCGGGCTGCCGCCGCGACTGGTGGCGAGCGGGGTCGCCAAACGTCACCGGATCGTTAA
- a CDS encoding sigma-54-dependent transcriptional regulator, which translates to MAHILLVDDEKNYRIILTRLLEAAGHRVSAVENPFAALELLQREDVALILSDLRMPKMDGMEFFQAVREQHEQLPFIILTAFATVETALQAIKSGAFDYLTKPFKNEEILVVVEKALDYSRLRTENDLLRRQLELGAGRELLGSSPAIRALLDHIARVGPAPTSILICGESGTGKELVARALHRASARRQGALISVNCAVFSETLLESELFGHERGAFTGATERKRGLLEMADGGTLFLDEIGEMSLGLQPKLLRLLQEKRFRRVGGNAEIACDARIVAATNRNLQEMIAAGSFREDLYYRLNVVTLTLPPLRERAEDIALLALHFLTFYARKLGRPVQGIAAETLQLLQRYDWPGNVRELQNIIERGVLFSRAAELLPEDLPLSLRETDSGGGASPWQTADFSRSLPERLEEIEADLVRQAMVKARGVQAAAARLLGISRSNLQYKLKKFGLMES; encoded by the coding sequence ATGGCGCATATCCTGCTGGTTGATGATGAGAAGAATTACCGGATCATCCTGACCCGGCTGCTCGAAGCGGCCGGGCACCGGGTTTCGGCGGTGGAAAATCCCTTTGCCGCACTTGAGCTGCTGCAGCGTGAGGATGTGGCGTTGATCCTGTCTGACCTGCGCATGCCGAAGATGGACGGGATGGAATTTTTTCAGGCGGTGCGCGAACAGCACGAGCAGCTGCCGTTTATCATTCTGACCGCCTTTGCCACGGTGGAGACCGCGTTGCAGGCCATCAAGAGCGGAGCTTTCGATTATCTGACCAAACCATTCAAAAATGAGGAAATCCTGGTGGTGGTCGAAAAGGCCCTGGACTATTCGCGGCTGCGCACCGAGAACGATCTGCTGCGGCGCCAACTGGAGCTGGGGGCCGGGCGCGAACTGCTCGGCAGCAGTCCGGCGATCAGGGCGTTGCTGGATCATATTGCCCGGGTCGGCCCGGCGCCGACCTCGATCCTGATCTGTGGGGAGAGCGGCACCGGTAAGGAACTGGTGGCCAGGGCGCTGCATCGGGCCAGCGCCCGCCGGCAGGGTGCCCTGATCAGTGTCAATTGCGCGGTTTTCTCCGAAACCCTGCTCGAGAGTGAGCTGTTCGGCCATGAACGGGGGGCTTTTACCGGGGCGACAGAGCGCAAACGGGGCCTGTTGGAGATGGCCGATGGCGGCACCCTGTTCTTGGATGAAATCGGGGAAATGTCGTTGGGTCTGCAGCCGAAACTGTTGCGACTGCTGCAGGAAAAACGTTTCCGCCGGGTGGGCGGCAATGCCGAGATCGCCTGTGATGCGCGGATCGTCGCCGCCACCAACCGCAACCTGCAGGAGATGATTGCCGCGGGAAGCTTCCGTGAAGATCTCTACTATCGTTTGAACGTGGTCACCCTGACCCTGCCGCCGCTGCGCGAACGAGCGGAAGATATTGCCTTGCTGGCGCTGCATTTTCTGACCTTCTACGCCCGCAAACTGGGGCGGCCGGTCCAGGGGATTGCTGCTGAAACACTGCAGCTGCTGCAGCGTTACGACTGGCCCGGCAATGTGCGCGAGTTGCAGAATATCATCGAACGCGGGGTATTGTTCAGCCGCGCCGCCGAGCTGCTGCCGGAAGACCTGCCGTTGTCGCTCCGGGAGACCGACAGCGGGGGAGGCGCTTCACCTTGGCAAACGGCCGATTTCAGCCGGTCGTTGCCGGAACGACTTGAAGAGATCGAGGCTGATCTGGTCCGGCAGGCCATGGTCAAGGCGCGCGGGGTGCAGGCTGCTGCAGCCCGGCTGCTGGGGATCAGCCGCAGTAATCTGCAGTATAAATTGAAGAAATTCGGCCTTATGGAGAGCTGA
- a CDS encoding YceI family protein, with amino-acid sequence MVIKYSLLIVLLLLPATLVSAATLSGTCTVKFFVDSTLHKVEGQGACEPFTWTTQTTDGGREVIRAAVVRVPVTGLDTDNGSRNKNMYAMFEAEQYPQIKGRFGELDPAALLQQLGSGNTAEPLPFDLTIRSITRPVEATISSFKQTPGQVDMVAEFPLSLQDFELKPPSVLGIIRVADQLRVRVEVTLQGDALALAATTPAQ; translated from the coding sequence ATGGTGATAAAATATTCTTTGCTCATTGTCCTGCTTCTGCTCCCGGCAACGCTGGTCTCTGCCGCGACCCTGAGCGGGACCTGTACGGTCAAGTTTTTTGTCGATTCCACCCTGCATAAAGTTGAAGGACAGGGTGCTTGCGAGCCGTTTACGTGGACGACGCAAACGACAGATGGGGGCAGGGAGGTTATCCGCGCTGCCGTGGTGAGGGTCCCGGTGACTGGGCTGGATACCGACAACGGCAGCCGCAATAAAAATATGTATGCCATGTTCGAGGCCGAGCAGTATCCGCAGATCAAAGGGCGTTTCGGCGAACTCGATCCGGCCGCACTGCTGCAACAGCTGGGCAGCGGCAACACGGCCGAACCGTTGCCGTTTGACCTGACCATCCGGAGCATCACCCGTCCGGTCGAGGCCACTATCAGCAGCTTTAAACAAACCCCCGGCCAGGTCGACATGGTGGCCGAGTTTCCCTTGTCACTGCAGGATTTTGAGCTGAAGCCGCCCTCGGTGCTGGGGATCATCCGGGTTGCCGACCAACTGCGGGTCAGGGTCGAGGTCACTCTGCAGGGGGATGCCCTGGCGTTGGCGGCAACGACTCCGGCCCAATAA
- a CDS encoding FAD-dependent monooxygenase yields MSSAAQAGDNDIIIVGAGPVGLTLANLLGSTGLRVLVLEKELALPEQPRAVALDDESLRIWQQCGLGAEILPFVAQGEEGDTVFTYRNAGGRPIFSMQQQGRPFGYARGNVFLYHQVLAVLRNGLERFSTLTYRSGCEVDGLQQAADRVVVSARTAAGRTSFSGSFLVACDGGRSPIRTALGLALEARAYQESWLIVDTFAPELVGQPLTEGVEVWCDARCPTATIPLPGGYRRWEFLLRKKYYPAPQTCLDDDLIRRLIAARKPHAPTTAVRKLVHVYKAGVVNEYRRGRVFLAGDSAHLSPPFAGQGLATGLRDAANLAWKLAQVVQGQSAETLLDSYQAERRPHQQRMLQLALRMGRLMMPRTALQAGLISLFFGLAGGIPALRQLLEIRGRNVTPVYAGDQRRARSRVGQYLPQPQLSNGVLLDELLGRDFTLLSFARSPQQVLSPPQRESWERRGLSYLQLSASGPTAPVYQAFDRWLGGCAGRALIVRPDRFVAADLVVDDRSRN; encoded by the coding sequence ATGAGCAGCGCTGCGCAGGCCGGTGATAATGACATCATCATTGTTGGTGCCGGGCCGGTCGGCCTGACCCTCGCCAATCTGCTCGGCTCGACCGGGTTGCGGGTGCTGGTGTTGGAAAAGGAGCTGGCGTTGCCCGAACAACCGCGCGCGGTGGCCCTGGACGACGAAAGTCTGCGCATCTGGCAGCAGTGTGGCCTGGGCGCGGAGATTCTCCCCTTTGTCGCCCAAGGCGAGGAAGGGGATACGGTGTTCACCTACCGCAACGCTGGCGGGCGGCCGATCTTTTCCATGCAGCAGCAGGGACGCCCCTTCGGCTATGCCCGCGGGAACGTCTTTCTTTACCACCAGGTACTGGCCGTGCTGCGTAACGGACTGGAGCGTTTTAGCACCCTGACTTACCGTTCCGGTTGCGAGGTCGATGGTTTGCAGCAGGCGGCCGACCGGGTCGTCGTGAGCGCCCGCACGGCGGCTGGCAGGACCAGCTTTTCCGGCTCTTTCCTGGTCGCCTGCGATGGCGGGCGCAGTCCCATTCGGACGGCCCTGGGGCTGGCCCTGGAGGCCAGGGCGTATCAGGAGTCCTGGCTGATTGTCGATACTTTTGCCCCGGAGCTGGTGGGGCAGCCGTTGACGGAAGGGGTCGAAGTCTGGTGCGATGCGCGCTGTCCGACCGCGACCATCCCCCTGCCGGGCGGCTACCGGCGCTGGGAGTTTCTGCTGCGCAAGAAATATTACCCCGCTCCACAGACCTGCCTTGATGATGACCTGATCCGCCGGCTCATCGCGGCCCGCAAACCCCATGCCCCCACGACAGCGGTGCGCAAACTGGTCCATGTCTACAAGGCGGGGGTGGTGAACGAGTATCGGCGCGGGCGGGTTTTTCTGGCCGGTGACTCAGCCCATTTGTCGCCGCCGTTTGCCGGCCAGGGCCTGGCCACCGGGCTGCGCGATGCGGCCAATCTGGCCTGGAAGTTGGCCCAGGTGGTACAAGGGCAGAGCGCGGAGACCCTGCTCGACAGTTACCAGGCGGAACGCCGACCGCATCAGCAGCGGATGCTGCAACTGGCCTTGCGTATGGGGCGGCTGATGATGCCCAGAACGGCGCTGCAGGCTGGCTTGATCAGCCTCTTTTTCGGCCTGGCTGGAGGTATCCCGGCGCTCAGGCAGCTGCTGGAAATCCGCGGTCGGAATGTCACCCCGGTCTATGCCGGCGATCAGCGGCGAGCGCGGTCGCGGGTCGGGCAGTATCTGCCCCAGCCGCAGCTGAGCAACGGGGTGCTGCTGGATGAGCTGCTGGGGAGGGATTTTACCCTGCTCAGCTTTGCCCGGTCGCCGCAACAGGTGCTCTCCCCGCCGCAGCGGGAAAGCTGGGAGCGGCGCGGGCTCAGTTATCTGCAGCTGTCCGCAAGCGGACCGACCGCGCCGGTTTATCAGGCCTTCGACCGCTGGCTGGGTGGTTGCGCTGGGCGGGCCTTGATCGTCCGCCCGGATCGTTTTGTGGCCGCAGACCTGGTGGTTGACGACCGCAGCAGGAACTAA
- a CDS encoding sensor histidine kinase, translating to MHNQQHFSALTLVQSSLFLLLLVLLLFFEHSGWFLSGALAFAALVGCHFFIEYRLRDEPAPNPHRLFIPLLAYLLLCTLVVWLTRGEEESPLWIVYFLPIIFVASYADFKTTLWTCTASLFLFVSHLPPHMYLHQQAQSEELPELLGFGIMFFLVGTLVQNFARRNRLQLEKTHQLNEQLLRNQQHLQDSLTRLESAEKSLRAKERLASLGELSAGIAHEIRNPLGIISSSAQLLEQEVNDPAAEQLLDIIQEESTRLNSLITDFLFFGRQLEPNLADCDLGALISRDVDSLRSSAEHKGVSISFSNLCSPCLVQVDAAMIRQVLLNLVLNALDATDAGGKVTVTLREKDAQAQIMVADNGCGIPPEHRGKVFDPFFTTKGGGTGLGLANSFKIIQSHGGELVLESVVGTGSCFTVQLPLKGSA from the coding sequence ATGCACAACCAGCAGCATTTTTCAGCCTTGACCCTGGTCCAGAGCAGCTTGTTTTTGCTGCTGCTGGTGCTGTTGCTGTTTTTTGAGCACAGCGGGTGGTTTTTGTCCGGCGCCCTGGCTTTTGCGGCCCTGGTCGGCTGTCACTTCTTTATCGAATACCGACTCCGGGACGAACCCGCACCGAACCCGCATCGGCTGTTCATTCCGCTGCTCGCCTACCTGCTGTTGTGTACCCTGGTGGTCTGGCTGACCCGTGGGGAAGAGGAGAGCCCGCTGTGGATCGTCTATTTTCTGCCGATTATTTTCGTGGCCTCCTATGCCGATTTCAAGACGACCCTCTGGACCTGCACGGCCTCCCTGTTCTTGTTTGTCAGTCATCTGCCGCCGCACATGTATTTGCATCAGCAGGCCCAGAGCGAGGAGTTGCCGGAACTGCTCGGCTTCGGCATCATGTTTTTTCTGGTCGGCACCCTGGTCCAGAATTTCGCCCGGCGCAATCGGCTGCAGCTGGAAAAAACCCACCAGCTGAATGAGCAACTGCTGCGCAATCAGCAGCATCTGCAGGATTCCCTGACCCGTTTGGAAAGCGCCGAGAAGTCACTGCGGGCCAAGGAGCGACTGGCCTCGTTGGGGGAACTGTCGGCCGGTATTGCCCACGAAATCCGTAATCCGCTGGGGATTATTTCCTCTTCGGCGCAGCTGCTGGAACAGGAAGTGAACGATCCCGCAGCCGAGCAACTACTCGATATCATCCAGGAAGAGTCGACCCGTTTGAACAGCCTGATCACCGATTTCCTGTTTTTCGGTCGGCAGCTGGAACCAAACCTGGCCGACTGCGACCTGGGTGCCCTGATCAGCCGTGATGTCGATTCGCTGCGGAGCAGTGCCGAGCACAAAGGGGTCAGCATCAGCTTCAGCAATCTCTGCTCCCCCTGCCTGGTGCAGGTGGATGCCGCGATGATCCGGCAGGTTCTGCTCAACCTGGTGCTCAACGCCCTCGATGCGACGGACGCTGGCGGCAAGGTTACGGTCACCCTGCGGGAAAAGGACGCGCAGGCGCAGATCATGGTGGCGGATAACGGCTGTGGCATTCCGCCGGAGCACCGGGGGAAAGTCTTTGATCCGTTTTTTACCACCAAGGGGGGCGGAACCGGTCTCGGCTTGGCCAACTCCTTCAAGATCATTCAAAGCCACGGCGGCGAACTGGTGCTGGAATCCGTGGTCGGCACAGGGTCCTGCTTCACCGTGCAGCTGCCGCTTAAGGGGAGCGCTTGA